The following coding sequences lie in one Saccopteryx bilineata isolate mSacBil1 chromosome X, mSacBil1_pri_phased_curated, whole genome shotgun sequence genomic window:
- the TCEAL8 gene encoding transcription elongation factor A protein-like 8 produces the protein MQTSSEENEGNPQSVPRADQEHPSEDVPQEAGGDPQPPRDGARQEAAGNLRGGPPQPVQEFKEDTPVVRYLDPEEMLRGVDELERLREEIRRVRNKFVMMHWKQRHSRRRPYPVCFRP, from the coding sequence ATGCAGACGTCTTCTGAGGAAAATGAAGGAAACCCACAGAGCGTGCCAAGGGCCGACCAAGAGCACCCTTCGGAGGATGTAccccaggaggcaggaggggatcCTCAACCTCCCCGGGACGGAGCGAGGCAGGAAGCAGCAGGAAACCTTCGAGGCGGGCCCCCTCAGCCGGTCCAAGAATTTAAAGAGGACACTCCCGTTGTTAGGTATTTGGACCCTGAAGAAATGCTGAGAGGAGTAGATGAGTTGGAAAGGCTTAGGGAAGAAATAAGAAGAGTAAGGAACAAGTTTGTGATGATGCATTGGAAGCAAAGACATTCACGCAGACGTCCTTATCCTGTGTGCTTTAggccttga